A single genomic interval of Aegicerativicinus sediminis harbors:
- a CDS encoding VOC family protein, which yields MAKQIFVNLPVDNLDNSIIFFKSLGFEFNPIFTDEKAGCLILGENIYAMLLTKPMFKNFTKKEIADAKKTTEVLLAIDVESREEVDEMVQNAVESGGSIYMDTQDHGWMYAHSFSDLEGHQWEVMYIDETKMPQ from the coding sequence ATGGCAAAGCAGATTTTTGTCAACCTTCCAGTTGATAATCTCGATAATTCAATTATATTTTTTAAATCTTTAGGGTTTGAATTTAATCCAATATTTACAGATGAAAAGGCGGGATGCCTCATTTTGGGTGAGAACATATACGCCATGTTACTTACAAAACCAATGTTTAAAAATTTCACCAAGAAAGAAATTGCAGATGCCAAAAAAACTACTGAGGTTTTATTGGCAATAGATGTTGAGAGCAGGGAAGAAGTGGATGAAATGGTTCAAAATGCTGTAGAATCTGGAGGATCTATTTACATGGATACTCAAGACCACGGATGGATGTATGCGCATAGCTTTTCAGATTTAGAGGGGCACCAATGGGAAGTTATGTATATAGATGAAACAAAAATGCCTCAATAA